GTGTGCTGTGTTTTGTTCTGGATATATAAAGTTTGCCACTTGCAGTCAAATGACTGAAAAACATATTAAATCATGAAACTAAGGCGAAACATGAAGTGGAACGATGAGGGAAAGAGAATTGTTGAGATGCTGAAACTCCGCACACCACCAGTTGGTGTAAAATTCTTCCAGGAGAAGTACGAGCCTGAAAGGGCCTTTAGGCCGTCAAAATACGGAATAAAGATGGCAGTCTGTCAGGCCATTGCCTTTGCCCGCTACATCGGCAGAACGGTTGTGCTTGAGGCTGAGGACTTTGGGTGCCCTCCTGCGATGCTCCTTTACGGCGTGGCGGAGTATGAAGGGAGCCTGAAGGATATTCTGGTTGGCGCGCAGTGGCTGAAGGATGAGAGCTGCGAGGTTGCGGAGCAGAAGCTTCCATTGGGGAAGTATAAGAGCTTCGTTTTTGGGGACATGACGAAAATGGCGGAGGAGCCTGAGGCTGTGATGATTTTTGGAACTCCTGCCCAGATTGGGAGGCTGATACAGGCAGCAACCTACTTCGGAGGGGCTGTGAAGGCAAATCTGACGGCAAAAACTGCATCGTGTGCTGAAGCTCTTTTCCCGGCTTTAAGGGGAGAGGTGGCGATTGCAGTTCCCGGAGCTGGAGACAGAGTTTTTGCCGCGATTCAGGAGACGGAGATGATTTTTGCCATGCCCTATGCTTGGACAGGCAAAATCTTGGAGGGGCTTGAGAATGCAGGCAGGGGGGCAAATATCAGCTACCCGCCCTCACCCTTCCTGATGTTCACTCCACGCTTCCCCAAGCACTACAGAGAGACTGCGGAGAAGTTCAAGCTCGTTTGAGGGCTGTAATCACACCATGACACCTGCAGGCGGTGGCGACAACAATTTTTTCCCTTTTTTCAGCCTGCTTCATTAGCTTGGCGAGTTCCTCACCCGAAATAGCCCCCAAACCCGGCTCAAGCTGCCTGCTGATTAATACGAAAGCATCCGGATAGGCAAACTTAACGAGGTCGTGCATCGGGCAGGGCTTTTTTATCTTGGTTACGGGGCAGATGTCGGGAGCGGAGCACTTTTCCAAGCAATCGGCATCCCTGTTGTAGCTCACAACCACGCTTCCTCTGCCTGCTGAGACAACGACTCTTGCAGGCAGATTGCCGATTATGCAGTCCAGCACCTCATTCCACGGTTTGAGGTCAAATTTCAGCCTCAAAGCCTCGGCAGCGACGTGGAGAGGAGCGGTGGGGAAGATGTACTCAGGCTTAAATTTGAGAAGGGATGGCAGGATTTCGATGCCCCCCTTCAGAAAGTACCTTCCCTCTTTAACTTCCTCAATACTATCTACCCTGACCAAATCAAGCTCCCTCATCGCAAGGCACTCCGGATTTCTGTCGATTATGACGTAGTCCCTTGACCTCTTCTCCAGAAACCTCGCAGCCTCGACTCCGTACTTTCCCCCTCCGACAATTACGTCCATCTCACCACCTGAAAGGAGGCTTGATCAGCCTTATCCTCCTTCCGTTCCACTCCACCTCATCCACAAGCTTCTCTCTAACCCTATCCTCAATTTTATCAACATCCCTCAGGCTCAAGACCTCAAAGGCGGGAACGTCGGCGTCTTGCAGAACTTTGACAGCCTCCTCAGTAGTCATCCGGCCGAGCTTTTCCTCAATCGCCTTCCTGACCTCCTCGTATCTTGAAAAGCTCTCAACGAGGGAAAAATTGAATCCAAGATTCAAAGCTGAGCAGAGTCGCCTCCAGAAGTGCTCTTCAGCAATGATGCCGAGAGTTATGTATCCGTCTCTCGTCCTGTAGATGCCGTATGCGGGATTGCTTGAGAATGCTGGTAAAATTCCCAGCCCGTTTAGTATGGAGGAAGTGTGGATTGGGGCGGAAAAGAGGGCTGAGTGGAACATGCTGATGTCTATGTATCTACCCCTCCCCGTCCTCTCCCTCTCGTGAAGGGCAGCAAGAATTGCTATGGCAGCATAAACGGCTGATGAGAAATCTGCGAGCTGCAAGTTGGGGTCCCTCATCTCCCTGCCCATTGCCGAAATCTCCAGAATGCCCCCAAGACCGAGGCAGTTTAAATCGTGTGCCGGCAAATGGGAAAGCCTGTTTTCCTGTCCAAAGGCTGAAATGGAGCAGTAGATAATGGATTCGTTCACCTTCTTAACGCTCTCGTAATCAATTCCAAGCTTCTTCGCCACTCCCGGCCTGAACCCCTCAACCACCACATCGGCATCCTCTGCAAGCTTCATGAACTCTCTCAAACCATCCTCCGACTTGAGGTCAAGGAAAAGGAACTTCTTGCCGTAATTCATCGCCGCAAAAACTGCGTCAAGCATCCTCCCCGGCTCACCGCCGGGGGGCTCGACCTTAATCACTTCTGCCCCCAAATTCCTCAGAAGCTGGCAGCAAAAGGGGCCGGGGTAGAAGGCAGCAACCTCAACAACTTTAACATCTTCAAGCATGACGGGAATTGTTTTGAAGATTTATAAAGTGCGTGATTTACTGGCAGCATGTACCGTCTGAAGTGCATTGAATGCGGGAAGGAATGGGGCGATGAAAACTACACCTGCGAGTGTGGAGGGCTTCTGGAGGTTGAAATAGACCTTGATGAGGTTGAAATTGACTTCAGGCTTGATGGAAGCAACATCACGGTCTGGAAGTACCGCTCTCTCCTCCCCGTTAAAATTGACCCTGTCACGCTGAAGGAGGGTGGAACTCCTCTTTACAGGGCCGAGAGGCTTGAGAAGGAGGTTGGTGTGAGGAGAGTTTATGTTAAGCACGAAGGTCTGAACCCCTCAGGCTCCTTCAAGGACAGGGGGATGACTGTAGGAGTGACCAAAGCCCTTGAGCTTGGGAGAAAAGCTGTTGCGTGTGCATCAACAGGCAACACCTCAGCCTCAATGGCGATGTATGCGGCAAAGGCGGGGCTAAAGGCCTACGTCCTGCTTCCTGCAGGCAAGGTGGCGCTGGGAAAGGTTGCTCAAGCTTTAATGCACGGGGCGAAGGTTATAGGAATCGACGGGAACTTCGATGACGCGCTCAGAATTGTGAGGGAAGTTTGCAGCAGGGAGCCAATCTACCTCCTGAACTCCATCAACCCCTTCAGGCCTGAGGGGCAGAAGACCATCGCCTACGAGATTGCAGATGAAATTGGTGTGCCCGACAGAGTTGTTCTGCCTGTGGGGAATGCCGGGAACATATCAGCAATCTACAAGGGATTTAAGGAGCTCAGAGAGGTTGGTTTGACAGATTCAATGCCCAAAATGACGGGGATTCAGGCTGAGGGAGCGGCGCCGATTTACAGGGCTTTTAAAGAGGGAAAAGAGGACATAACACCTATGGAGAATCCGGAAACCATAGCGACGGCCATAAGAATAGGGAATCCAGTCAGCGCGAAAAAGGCTTTAAGGGCCATCTACAGCACAAACGGGCTGGCAGAGGTTGTTAGCGATTCAGAAATCATCGAGGCGCAGAAGTTCTTAGCTGCGAAGGAGGGCATAGGGGTTGAGCCAGCCTCAGCGGCAAGCGTTGCGGGGCTGAGAAAGCTCGCAGCCAATGGTATGCTCGACCCGGATGAAACCATCGTGTGTGTTGTGACGGGCAATTTACTCAAAGACCCGGAGACTGTTGTGAGGGTTTGCGGAGAGCCGGTGAAAGTTGAGGCGAGCGTTGAGGCTGTAATCAGGGCGATGAGGGCTTGAAAGCTATGAGATAAAGCCTGTTGAAGATTAGTCTGGATTCCCTTGAGAGCTCTTCCTTAACTATTTTGAGGAAATTCTGGCGGTATTCCTCACTCAAGGGTTTTGAATAGCATTGTTGGTTCAGGTAGGCTGCTGCAGCACCTGAAAGGAAAACTTTGAAAATTTCATCCCCTGAATGGTGAGTTTCAACTCTCAGAATTTTGCAGAATCTGACGTCAAAGCCTGTCCTTTCAAACAGCCTTCGATACTCATTTTCGCTGTCGAGAAAGAACCACGGGCTTCTGAAGCTTTTGAAAATTTTTGAGGTTCTTTTATCTTTTTCAACAGATCTCAGCGCCTTGAGGAAGGTGGGAGAGTAGTTTTGCGTTGCGGGGGATATATATACAAAACTTAAGTCTGTTTGGATAACCGCATTTAGATTTTGGTATTATTAATTTTATATTTAATTTGAATAATAGAAGAAAAGATTAGTTAGCAGAATTATCTTCCGGTTTTCAAATTAAGGTATCATTCTGGTTATTAATGAAACTAGTCCTAAGGCCTTTAAGATTGGAACCACTATCATAAATTCTCCAATTTGCCCCAAAGTTATTTTAATTCTTTTTACAGGAAGTTCAATTGGTGGCAATCTTTCTTCAAAATATAAAAAAGAAGTTCCAACTATTATCATTAAAATCTGCCCATGTGTTTCGTATGTAATTTTTATGCTTTCAATAGACCATAATTTGATTAACAAAAATAAAAGAGAAGACAGTACAGGAAACCAGACTTTCTTATTTATTCTAAGCATAACTTCTTTTTTTATTATTCTGTTTAGCTCGCTTTCTGTGAAAATATATATCCTGTTCTTTTTTAGAAATAGATACATCAAAAATACAACCAGATCAAATCTTTCAAATTTATAATTCAATATTTCAGGGATAAACTTTTCTCTTAGACTTTCTTTTTGATTTTCGTACTCCTCTGAAGTAATTAATTCCCATAACAAATATTCCTTTAAATTTTTAATTTTGGATGTATCTATATTTACATTTATTTTCTCTAAAAAAATTTGCTTACATGCCCAATAATAAATTAACTCTTCACCTTGAGTCCTTAAGTACTCTAACAATGATTTAAAATATTCCAATTCACCAATTTTTTTGAGTATATTGAAATTCAATATTGGCAAAAGTTGAATTATTAGATTTGACTTTTCAGTAATAGGGCTTTTTTCAATTCTATTTTTCAATTTATTCCAATATATTAACAAATCCTCGCCAACAATTAAAGCTGACACTAGGGCTGTTAAAATAGTTTCAGAGTCCAATCTTCTTCTTTCCTTAATTTTCTGAGAATAGGATTCCGCTAATTTCTTTACCTTCTTGTTTTTGTAGAAGCCATGAATGTATGCGCAAAGAACAAATCTAATCTCCTGATTAGAAATTTGTGGGTCAAACTCCCAATTATCAACAACATAATTCATCCTTTTTTCTATTTCATTTATTTTATCAATATATATTTTATCCATCATAGGAACCACGGATTCGTTTGTAATGAGCGATTCCCTTCTGGGTTTATTGGATATCCTCCATAACGATTTACATTTGCTATGATTCCTGCGACCAATTTTGGATAATTAACCGTAACGGGTAGATTTCTACTTCTAAATCCTCTCCAATTCATTTTAGACAGATAATATATTTCATCCAAAATCTCATGAACATTGTGGTAGTATTCTTCAGAAGTCCAATTATCGCTAACGATCTCAACACTTAATGGTTTTATAGGGGTTACCATTTCTAATCCATTTCGTTTAAGATAAGGCTGTAAAAGTGTTAATAAGTATCTTTTAGAACTTAATTTTACTTTTGTCCCTTCATACGGATGAAATCTATTGTTAGGGTCTCCCATTACCCAAAATGGATGAGTTTCATTTAAGTGAAGTATAGCATATTTTACGTCTCTTGATACCATTTCTTGTTTTTTTAACTCTTCAACCGTTTCTTTTAAAATCTTTGTCTCTCCATCTTTCATTTTGGGCCTTTTTCCACTTACATGTAAAGTTAACTTTTCGACATCCCAATCCGGATTACTTTTTTTGAAACCATATACCACTTTCTTAATTGTACTTTTTAAATATGTTAGATATTCACTACTCGTAACTATTGGTGAAATTTCATTCCACAGCATTGTCCCATCTTTCTTGAAGACCATAGCAAAACAAAATAGATTTACATTATCAATACGTGTTGCGCCAGTTCCTATTATAATGTCTGAACCTTTTTCAGGATCTACATTTAAAATCCAAGGTTTTCCACCAAGTTTTGAAACAAATTGTACCAACAGATTG
The nucleotide sequence above comes from Archaeoglobus fulgidus DSM 4304. Encoded proteins:
- the thrC gene encoding threonine synthase, with translation MYRLKCIECGKEWGDENYTCECGGLLEVEIDLDEVEIDFRLDGSNITVWKYRSLLPVKIDPVTLKEGGTPLYRAERLEKEVGVRRVYVKHEGLNPSGSFKDRGMTVGVTKALELGRKAVACASTGNTSASMAMYAAKAGLKAYVLLPAGKVALGKVAQALMHGAKVIGIDGNFDDALRIVREVCSREPIYLLNSINPFRPEGQKTIAYEIADEIGVPDRVVLPVGNAGNISAIYKGFKELREVGLTDSMPKMTGIQAEGAAPIYRAFKEGKEDITPMENPETIATAIRIGNPVSAKKALRAIYSTNGLAEVVSDSEIIEAQKFLAAKEGIGVEPASAASVAGLRKLAANGMLDPDETIVCVVTGNLLKDPETVVRVCGEPVKVEASVEAVIRAMRA
- a CDS encoding CaiB/BaiF CoA transferase family protein — protein: MLEDVKVVEVAAFYPGPFCCQLLRNLGAEVIKVEPPGGEPGRMLDAVFAAMNYGKKFLFLDLKSEDGLREFMKLAEDADVVVEGFRPGVAKKLGIDYESVKKVNESIIYCSISAFGQENRLSHLPAHDLNCLGLGGILEISAMGREMRDPNLQLADFSSAVYAAIAILAALHERERTGRGRYIDISMFHSALFSAPIHTSSILNGLGILPAFSSNPAYGIYRTRDGYITLGIIAEEHFWRRLCSALNLGFNFSLVESFSRYEEVRKAIEEKLGRMTTEEAVKVLQDADVPAFEVLSLRDVDKIEDRVREKLVDEVEWNGRRIRLIKPPFRW
- a CDS encoding Piwi domain-containing protein; this translates as MMEYKIVENGLTYRIGNGASVPISNTGELIKGLRNYGPYEVPSLKYNQIALIHNNQFSSLINQLKSQISSKIDEVWHIHNINISEFIYDSPHFDSIKSQVDNAIDTGVDGIMLVLPEYNTPLYYKLKSYLINSIPSQFMRYDILSNRNLTFYVDNLLVQFVSKLGGKPWILNVDPEKGSDIIIGTGATRIDNVNLFCFAMVFKKDGTMLWNEISPIVTSSEYLTYLKSTIKKVVYGFKKSNPDWDVEKLTLHVSGKRPKMKDGETKILKETVEELKKQEMVSRDVKYAILHLNETHPFWVMGDPNNRFHPYEGTKVKLSSKRYLLTLLQPYLKRNGLEMVTPIKPLSVEIVSDNWTSEEYYHNVHEILDEIYYLSKMNWRGFRSRNLPVTVNYPKLVAGIIANVNRYGGYPINPEGNRSLQTNPWFL
- a CDS encoding DUF169 domain-containing protein yields the protein MKWNDEGKRIVEMLKLRTPPVGVKFFQEKYEPERAFRPSKYGIKMAVCQAIAFARYIGRTVVLEAEDFGCPPAMLLYGVAEYEGSLKDILVGAQWLKDESCEVAEQKLPLGKYKSFVFGDMTKMAEEPEAVMIFGTPAQIGRLIQAATYFGGAVKANLTAKTASCAEALFPALRGEVAIAVPGAGDRVFAAIQETEMIFAMPYAWTGKILEGLENAGRGANISYPPSPFLMFTPRFPKHYRETAEKFKLV